A single Sutterella megalosphaeroides DNA region contains:
- a CDS encoding TIGR00645 family protein — protein MEVFFERLMYAARWLLAPIYIGLSAALLALAIKFFQEVFHILPHVLELAEADLILGILSLIDMGLVGGLIVTVMFSGYENFVSALNIGEHTEKLEWLGKMDAGSLKNKVAASIVAISSIHLLRVFMELQTIPDSKLLWYVVIHLTFVLSAVVMAKIDLMHKEAH, from the coding sequence ATGGAAGTCTTTTTCGAACGCCTCATGTACGCCGCCCGCTGGCTTCTCGCCCCGATCTACATCGGGCTCTCGGCCGCACTCCTCGCTCTGGCGATCAAATTTTTCCAGGAAGTCTTCCATATCCTGCCGCATGTTCTGGAGCTCGCGGAAGCGGACCTCATTCTCGGCATCCTTTCCCTTATTGACATGGGCCTTGTGGGAGGTCTCATCGTCACGGTGATGTTCTCGGGCTACGAAAACTTCGTCTCGGCCCTCAACATCGGAGAGCACACCGAGAAGCTCGAATGGCTCGGCAAGATGGATGCGGGCTCGCTCAAGAACAAGGTCGCCGCGTCGATCGTCGCCATTTCGTCGATTCACCTCCTGCGCGTCTTCATGGAACTTCAGACGATCCCCGATTCGAAGCTCCTCTGGTACGTCGTGATTCACCTCACGTTCGTCCTCTCGGCCG
- the ispF gene encoding 2-C-methyl-D-erythritol 2,4-cyclodiphosphate synthase, with the protein MSASAETSRIVALICAAGVGRRMGADRPKQYLKLGALPMLVHTVRAIASVGRVAETVVVVSPEDPYIDETARDFPEGVRVLRAGGAERADSVLNGLLAAGFPDDALVLVHDAARPCVRPSEVEHLIDEVLADPQAAGGLLAVPMSDTVKRADQDRRVVETLPREALWRAATPQCFRAGELIAALSGDRTGITDEASAMERAGHVVKVVSGRTTNIKVTQPGDEKIAGLLLGDASVIPLRIGQGYDSHRLVPGRPLILGGVEIPHTTGLDGHSDADVLLHAVTDAVLGASALGDIGQHFPPSDPAWKGADSRKLLAEVVRLARAKGWGIVNVDATIVAERPKIGPHMAAIRASLAATLGVSEEVVNVKAKTNEKMDAVGREEGMMAHAVALMARI; encoded by the coding sequence ATGTCCGCTTCCGCCGAAACCTCGCGCATCGTCGCGCTCATCTGTGCCGCGGGCGTCGGGCGCCGCATGGGCGCCGATCGTCCGAAGCAGTATCTAAAATTGGGCGCCCTGCCTATGCTCGTGCACACGGTGCGCGCGATCGCTTCGGTCGGGCGCGTCGCGGAAACGGTCGTCGTCGTGAGTCCCGAGGATCCCTATATCGACGAGACGGCCCGCGACTTCCCCGAGGGCGTTCGCGTACTGCGAGCGGGCGGCGCAGAACGGGCGGACTCCGTCTTGAACGGGCTTCTCGCCGCGGGTTTTCCCGACGACGCGCTCGTTCTTGTTCACGATGCGGCGCGCCCCTGCGTGCGCCCGAGCGAGGTCGAGCACCTGATCGACGAGGTGCTTGCGGACCCGCAGGCAGCCGGGGGCCTTTTGGCCGTCCCGATGTCGGATACCGTGAAGCGCGCCGACCAAGATCGGCGGGTCGTCGAAACGCTCCCGCGCGAAGCGCTCTGGCGTGCGGCCACCCCGCAGTGCTTCCGCGCGGGCGAACTGATTGCGGCCCTTTCGGGCGACCGCACCGGAATCACCGACGAAGCCTCCGCCATGGAGCGTGCCGGGCACGTCGTCAAGGTGGTTTCGGGTCGAACGACCAACATCAAGGTCACACAGCCGGGCGACGAAAAGATCGCCGGCCTTCTTTTGGGAGACGCTTCCGTGATTCCTCTTCGCATCGGTCAGGGGTACGATTCCCACCGACTTGTTCCCGGGAGGCCGCTCATTTTGGGCGGCGTCGAAATTCCGCATACGACGGGCCTTGACGGCCATTCGGATGCGGATGTTCTCTTGCATGCCGTAACCGACGCCGTCCTCGGGGCGAGCGCTCTCGGGGACATCGGGCAGCACTTTCCCCCTTCGGACCCCGCCTGGAAGGGTGCGGACAGTCGCAAGCTCCTCGCCGAAGTCGTGCGCCTGGCGCGCGCCAAGGGCTGGGGGATCGTCAACGTCGACGCGACGATCGTCGCCGAACGCCCGAAGATCGGTCCGCACATGGCGGCGATCCGCGCGAGCCTCGCGGCGACGCTCGGCGTCTCGGAAGAGGTCGTGAACGTGAAGGCGAAGACGAACGAAAAGATGGACGCGGTCGGCCGCGAAGAAGGGATGATGGCGCACGCCGTGGCGCTCATGGCCCGCATTTGA
- a CDS encoding ATP-binding protein — protein sequence MSWIAQLKNRRPSLFWRTFLLLCGLLFFSVIGWLQSFRVLSELPYSQGVAQHLVSTVNITKYALVTADPLYRLDLLKVLAAREGVLISPRDETDKVVRLSGEGFNGLIDQLVKTSLGPETIVATRVNGNNGLWVSFDIDGDAYWLQTKDDALDPPYGTAWLWWALAAGLASLFGATALTRHVIQPLARLSLFATQLGRGQDPDPLPEDASTAEIQAVNSSFNQMVSDLKRIEADRELLLAGVSHDLRTPITRLRLEVELADLPEDSRNAMVSDLEQMENIVNQFLAYARRSNEDQVMVNFGEAVEAALQIARIESDATVKLATRLDPEIWVMAHPLELSRAIQNLVTNAQRYGRSEDGTLYLTLELKREPDGRTALLTVSDEGKGLPAEERERVMRPFERGESARSGVTGSGLGLAIVDRIVRRSGGTVQLGDADPHGLLVRVRFPIVTKGALKKALKEQDKAAQKLEERR from the coding sequence ATGTCCTGGATCGCCCAACTCAAAAACCGCCGCCCCAGTCTTTTCTGGCGCACTTTTCTGCTCCTTTGCGGCCTCCTTTTCTTCTCCGTGATCGGCTGGCTGCAGAGCTTTCGCGTGCTCTCCGAACTCCCCTACTCCCAGGGCGTGGCGCAACACCTCGTCTCGACCGTGAACATCACGAAGTACGCGCTCGTGACGGCCGACCCCTTGTATCGACTCGACCTCCTCAAGGTACTCGCCGCCCGCGAGGGCGTCCTCATCTCCCCCCGAGACGAGACCGACAAGGTGGTGCGCCTCTCGGGCGAAGGGTTCAACGGCCTCATCGATCAGCTCGTCAAAACGTCGCTCGGGCCCGAGACGATCGTCGCGACGCGCGTCAACGGCAACAACGGCCTCTGGGTCTCCTTTGACATCGACGGGGACGCCTATTGGCTCCAAACGAAGGACGACGCGCTCGATCCGCCCTACGGCACCGCCTGGCTCTGGTGGGCGTTGGCGGCGGGCCTTGCGTCGCTCTTCGGCGCAACCGCCCTCACGCGGCACGTGATTCAGCCCTTGGCGCGCCTCTCGCTCTTTGCGACGCAGTTGGGCCGGGGGCAAGACCCCGATCCCCTTCCCGAAGACGCGTCGACCGCGGAAATTCAGGCCGTCAACAGCTCCTTCAACCAGATGGTGAGCGACCTGAAGCGAATCGAAGCCGACCGAGAACTCCTTCTTGCGGGGGTCTCCCACGACCTTCGTACGCCGATCACGCGTCTGCGTCTTGAAGTGGAACTCGCGGACCTTCCCGAAGATTCCCGCAACGCCATGGTGAGCGACCTCGAACAGATGGAAAACATCGTCAATCAGTTCCTCGCCTACGCGCGTCGCTCGAACGAGGATCAGGTGATGGTGAATTTCGGCGAAGCGGTCGAAGCGGCCTTGCAGATCGCCCGCATCGAATCGGACGCGACGGTGAAGCTCGCCACCCGACTCGATCCGGAAATCTGGGTGATGGCGCATCCCTTGGAGCTTTCGCGCGCCATTCAGAATCTCGTGACGAACGCGCAGCGCTACGGCCGAAGCGAGGACGGGACGCTTTACCTCACGCTCGAATTGAAGCGCGAACCCGACGGCCGCACGGCGCTTCTCACCGTGTCGGACGAAGGGAAGGGCCTCCCCGCCGAAGAGCGCGAACGCGTCATGCGTCCTTTCGAACGAGGCGAGAGCGCCCGAAGCGGCGTGACGGGGTCGGGGCTCGGTCTTGCGATTGTCGACCGCATCGTGCGCCGCTCGGGCGGCACCGTGCAGTTGGGAGACGCCGACCCGCACGGGCTCCTTGTGCGCGTACGCTTCCCGATCGTGACGAAGGGAGCACTCAAAAAGGCGCTCAAAGAGCAGGACAAGGCCGCGCAAAAGCTCGAAGAGCGACGCTGA
- the ompR gene encoding osmolarity response regulator transcription factor OmpR — protein sequence MERTPKILVVDDDPRLRDLLRRYLGENGFQVFVAENAASMNRLWLREHFDALILDLMMPGEDGIAILKRLRGQKDMTPIIMLTARGEDVDRILGLELGADDYIAKPFNPRELLARIHAVLRRRPAPDAPGAPSMADEVVRFGAFELDLGTRVLTKNGQPVPLTTGEFAVLKAFARHPRQPLSRDKLMEMARGREYEAFDRSLDVQVSRLRKLIEPDPSKPRYLQTVWGLGYVFIPDGQS from the coding sequence ATGGAACGCACCCCCAAGATTCTCGTCGTTGACGACGACCCCCGACTTCGCGACCTTTTGCGCCGCTATCTCGGCGAAAACGGCTTCCAGGTGTTCGTGGCCGAAAACGCTGCGAGCATGAACCGCCTCTGGCTGCGCGAACACTTCGATGCCCTGATTCTCGACCTCATGATGCCGGGCGAAGACGGCATTGCCATTCTGAAGCGCCTGCGCGGCCAGAAGGACATGACCCCGATCATCATGCTCACGGCCCGCGGCGAAGACGTCGACCGCATTCTCGGTCTCGAACTCGGGGCGGACGACTACATCGCCAAGCCCTTCAACCCGCGCGAACTCCTCGCCCGCATCCACGCGGTGCTGCGCCGTCGTCCGGCGCCCGACGCTCCGGGCGCTCCCTCCATGGCGGACGAAGTGGTGCGATTCGGCGCGTTCGAACTCGACCTCGGCACGCGCGTGCTCACCAAAAACGGCCAGCCCGTGCCGCTCACGACGGGCGAATTCGCCGTTTTGAAGGCCTTCGCGCGTCACCCGCGCCAGCCCTTGTCGCGCGACAAGCTCATGGAAATGGCCCGCGGTCGCGAATACGAAGCCTTCGACCGGTCGCTCGACGTGCAGGTTTCGCGCCTTCGCAAGCTGATCGAACCCGATCCCTCGAAGCCCCGCTATCTGCAGACCGTTTGGGGGCTCGGCTACGTCTTCATTCCGGACGGCCAGAGCTGA
- the tsaB gene encoding tRNA (adenosine(37)-N6)-threonylcarbamoyltransferase complex dimerization subunit type 1 TsaB, which yields MTSSNPLLLALDTAQEDCAAALLRDGKLLAVRCEHVGNRHAECVLGLIDAVLAEAGERKANLSAVAFGAGPGSFTGLRVACGVAQGLAWALQLPVLAVSNLEAVALLAAREKGLAPGDRILVANDARMNECYAALYEVCDPATGRYFTCLAEPALLKPEVVPVAAREGGAKLVAGSAPVQFPEVFEGAAAEGLELFPRTESAPEEIALLGEAMFRRGEAVEPQAAAPFYVRNRVALTMAERAAGEKL from the coding sequence ATGACTTCTTCGAACCCCCTTCTTCTCGCTCTCGACACCGCGCAGGAAGACTGCGCCGCTGCGCTCCTTCGCGACGGCAAGCTTTTGGCCGTCCGGTGCGAACACGTCGGGAACCGTCACGCCGAATGCGTTTTGGGCCTGATCGACGCCGTGCTCGCCGAGGCGGGCGAACGGAAGGCGAACCTCTCGGCCGTCGCCTTCGGGGCGGGACCGGGAAGCTTCACGGGGTTGCGCGTTGCGTGCGGCGTCGCGCAGGGCCTTGCCTGGGCGTTGCAACTCCCCGTCCTCGCGGTTTCGAATCTCGAAGCCGTCGCGCTCCTGGCCGCCCGTGAAAAGGGCCTTGCTCCGGGCGACCGAATTCTCGTTGCGAACGACGCCCGCATGAACGAATGCTACGCGGCGCTTTACGAAGTGTGCGACCCCGCGACGGGGCGCTACTTCACGTGCCTTGCGGAACCCGCTCTTCTGAAGCCCGAAGTCGTTCCCGTCGCCGCGCGCGAGGGCGGTGCGAAGCTCGTCGCGGGCAGTGCCCCGGTGCAGTTCCCCGAAGTGTTTGAGGGCGCCGCCGCGGAAGGGCTCGAACTCTTCCCGCGCACCGAAAGCGCCCCCGAAGAAATCGCGCTTCTCGGCGAAGCGATGTTCCGTCGCGGCGAAGCGGTCGAGCCTCAGGCGGCCGCGCCCTTCTATGTGCGCAACCGCGTGGCGCTCACGATGGCGGAACGCGCGGCCGGGGAAAAGCTTTGA
- the rimI gene encoding ribosomal protein S18-alanine N-acetyltransferase: MTAEDLDWVTAAEAEVEFTPWTRRNFEDSIAEGSPVRGHAHVLTVDGVPAGWAVMHPVLDELELLIIGVAKAWQRRGLGRKLLSDLIESARGKFVCVHLEVRASNTPARSLYDALGFEEVGRRKNYYRTESGREDAILMRLDLAESAGA, encoded by the coding sequence ATGACGGCCGAAGATCTCGATTGGGTGACGGCGGCGGAAGCCGAAGTGGAATTCACCCCCTGGACGCGACGCAATTTCGAAGATTCGATTGCCGAAGGGAGCCCCGTGCGCGGTCACGCGCACGTGTTGACGGTCGACGGCGTCCCCGCGGGTTGGGCCGTGATGCACCCCGTGCTCGACGAACTCGAACTTCTCATCATCGGCGTCGCGAAAGCCTGGCAGCGCCGGGGCTTGGGGCGAAAGCTTCTCTCGGACTTGATCGAGTCCGCCCGGGGGAAATTCGTGTGCGTGCACTTGGAAGTGCGCGCCTCGAACACGCCTGCGCGCTCGCTTTACGACGCGCTCGGCTTCGAGGAAGTCGGTCGCCGCAAGAATTACTACCGTACCGAATCGGGTCGGGAGGACGCGATCCTCATGCGGCTCGATCTCGCCGAGTCCGCGGGCGCGTGA
- a CDS encoding uracil-DNA glycosylase, translating into MSDATENHDDVPGWGDADPEAFERLARIWDALGCGPLWLERSTPDPLFDPITRRALLGEKVQPGAAPAAPSAPSAAASSAPAAPQPAPRFGRPAQAPGAAAPQRPRAPQGAQTQAPTRPGPQAQAPQGSQAAPAPIPILSEETKAKIRTADWATLEGLVRDCTACPISKTRQHPVFAEGAPGPKLVLVGEAPGAEEDLQGIPFVGKSGKLLTAMLDAIAVRRKDDIVILNALKCRPPQNRNPEPAETACCSHYLERQLEILKPDVLFLMGRFAVQTVLKDRAAAISRLRGVVHEAELSDGRKVKCVVSYHPSYLLRSPGEKAKAWEDLVLLRRTMREAGIPVREREKHW; encoded by the coding sequence ATGTCCGACGCAACGGAGAACCACGACGACGTCCCCGGTTGGGGCGACGCCGACCCGGAAGCCTTCGAGCGGCTCGCCCGCATCTGGGACGCACTCGGCTGCGGTCCCCTCTGGCTCGAGCGCTCGACGCCCGATCCGCTCTTCGACCCGATCACGCGCCGCGCGCTCCTCGGTGAAAAGGTGCAGCCGGGCGCGGCTCCCGCAGCTCCTTCGGCTCCCTCGGCCGCTGCTTCCTCCGCTCCCGCCGCGCCGCAACCCGCGCCCCGATTCGGGCGTCCCGCGCAGGCGCCGGGCGCCGCGGCCCCGCAGCGCCCCCGCGCTCCGCAGGGGGCTCAAACCCAAGCGCCGACCCGTCCGGGTCCTCAGGCGCAAGCCCCTCAAGGGTCTCAAGCCGCTCCCGCGCCAATTCCGATTCTCTCCGAGGAGACCAAGGCCAAAATCCGCACGGCCGACTGGGCGACCCTTGAAGGGCTCGTTCGCGACTGCACGGCCTGTCCGATTTCGAAAACCCGACAGCACCCCGTCTTTGCCGAAGGGGCGCCGGGTCCGAAGTTGGTGCTTGTGGGCGAAGCCCCCGGGGCCGAAGAAGACCTCCAGGGGATTCCGTTCGTCGGGAAGTCGGGGAAGTTGCTTACCGCGATGCTCGATGCGATCGCCGTGCGACGGAAAGACGACATCGTCATTTTGAACGCCTTGAAGTGCCGTCCGCCCCAGAACCGCAATCCCGAGCCCGCCGAGACGGCCTGCTGCAGTCACTACCTCGAGCGCCAGTTGGAGATTCTGAAACCCGACGTTCTCTTCCTGATGGGGCGCTTTGCGGTGCAGACGGTGCTCAAAGACCGGGCGGCAGCGATTTCGCGCCTGCGCGGCGTCGTGCACGAAGCGGAACTCTCGGACGGCCGCAAGGTGAAGTGCGTCGTGAGCTACCACCCCTCGTACCTCTTGCGCTCGCCCGGCGAAAAGGCGAAGGCCTGGGAGGACCTCGTCCTCCTGCGGCGCACGATGCGCGAAGCGGGGATCCCCGTGCGCGAACGGGAAAAGCACTGGTAA
- a CDS encoding YhdT family protein, translated as MSSESEKPADAPIVDYDEALRATHREAAATLVVAVLIALFFWGAIGLLHDVPGTSGGFPLWFWWAVPGGYLASIAGVVWLVRRVFRNFSLDLTPDSTPEKPSRTSSESALRS; from the coding sequence ATGAGTTCGGAAAGCGAAAAGCCGGCCGACGCTCCGATCGTCGACTACGACGAGGCGCTGCGCGCGACGCACCGCGAAGCGGCGGCGACCCTCGTCGTGGCGGTCCTGATCGCCCTCTTTTTCTGGGGTGCGATCGGGCTCCTCCACGACGTGCCGGGGACGAGCGGGGGGTTCCCCTTATGGTTCTGGTGGGCGGTTCCGGGCGGCTACCTCGCGTCGATTGCGGGGGTGGTGTGGCTCGTTCGTCGGGTCTTTCGGAATTTCTCGCTCGACCTGACGCCCGATTCGACGCCCGAAAAGCCTTCCCGCACGTCGTCCGAATCCGCTCTTCGCTCGTAA
- the panF gene encoding sodium/pantothenate symporter, giving the protein MILAPVLLFFAVLAALSLWTERRRSLPLEETGGGAGFSREYFLGSRSLQGVVLAMTLTATYGSVSSFVSGPGIAWNLGLGWVVFAAPQIIAGFFILGLLGKKMALVSRAVGAVTVVDLLRARFRSPVFATLAALSMLVFFTTMMVGQFAGGAAIFAEVTGGSTTQGLLLFGLLTVFYTTFGGFRAVAVTDALCALLMVLGMVLLAGDIVSEAGGFAEAMRAAAAAAPNAEAYLSFDAGGALPLSLLLSAWVLVGFGTAGLPQSAVRCMSYRSTEDLHRAMWVSTVVCGALMIGMTLIGVLARGVFAVSPESLGTTDHMIPRLIAEHMSPVAAGITLIGPLAATMSTVSSLLIAASSAVVKDLLLNARPEWAAPGKEKRLRFAAKGTTLLLGLAATLFAIDPPDLIAWINLAAFAGLELTFLLPLAAGLFWRRANSAGALAGAISGVGFYGVLLVWKPDLAGWHPIVPAFVVSVLAFVAGSFLGRPEAPEQLRYFFPNTSRKGRA; this is encoded by the coding sequence ATGATTCTTGCGCCCGTTCTTCTCTTTTTTGCGGTCTTGGCCGCCCTTTCGCTTTGGACCGAACGTCGTCGAAGCCTTCCCCTGGAAGAGACCGGGGGCGGCGCGGGCTTCTCCCGCGAGTACTTCCTCGGAAGCCGCAGCCTTCAGGGCGTCGTTCTCGCGATGACGCTCACGGCCACCTACGGGTCGGTGAGTTCGTTCGTTTCGGGCCCGGGGATCGCCTGGAATCTCGGCCTCGGTTGGGTCGTGTTCGCCGCCCCGCAGATCATCGCGGGGTTTTTCATCCTGGGGTTGCTCGGGAAAAAGATGGCGCTCGTCTCGCGTGCCGTGGGCGCCGTGACGGTGGTGGACCTTTTGCGCGCCCGCTTCCGAAGCCCCGTCTTCGCGACCTTGGCCGCCCTCTCGATGCTCGTCTTTTTCACGACGATGATGGTGGGGCAGTTCGCGGGCGGTGCGGCGATCTTTGCCGAAGTGACGGGAGGGTCGACCACGCAGGGGCTTCTCCTTTTCGGGCTTCTCACGGTTTTCTATACGACCTTCGGGGGCTTTCGCGCGGTTGCGGTGACGGACGCGCTTTGCGCCCTGCTGATGGTGCTCGGGATGGTGCTCCTGGCGGGCGACATCGTTTCGGAAGCGGGCGGTTTTGCGGAAGCGATGCGGGCGGCTGCAGCGGCTGCGCCCAATGCTGAGGCCTATCTTTCATTCGATGCGGGCGGGGCGCTTCCTCTGTCGCTTTTGCTTTCGGCTTGGGTGCTCGTCGGCTTCGGCACGGCGGGTTTGCCGCAGTCGGCCGTTCGCTGCATGAGCTACCGCTCGACCGAAGACCTCCATCGCGCGATGTGGGTGAGCACGGTCGTTTGCGGCGCCCTCATGATCGGCATGACCTTGATCGGCGTGCTCGCGCGCGGGGTCTTTGCCGTTTCGCCCGAGTCGCTCGGTACGACCGACCACATGATTCCGCGCCTCATTGCCGAACACATGTCGCCCGTTGCGGCGGGGATCACGCTGATCGGACCGCTGGCGGCCACGATGTCGACCGTCTCGTCGCTTCTCATTGCCGCTTCTTCGGCGGTCGTGAAGGACCTTCTCCTTAACGCCCGCCCCGAGTGGGCGGCGCCCGGAAAGGAGAAGCGTCTGCGCTTTGCGGCCAAAGGAACGACCCTTCTTCTGGGGCTTGCGGCAACGCTCTTTGCCATCGATCCCCCCGATCTGATCGCCTGGATCAACCTCGCGGCCTTTGCGGGGCTGGAGCTCACGTTCCTTCTGCCGCTTGCGGCGGGACTCTTCTGGCGGCGAGCCAACAGCGCGGGGGCGCTCGCGGGGGCGATCTCGGGCGTGGGCTTTTACGGGGTGCTACTTGTTTGGAAGCCCGACCTTGCGGGCTGGCACCCGATCGTGCCCGCCTTCGTCGTGTCGGTGCTCGCGTTCGTCGCGGGCTCGTTCCTGGGGCGCCCCGAAGCGCCCGAGCAGTTGCGGTACTTCTTCCCGAACACGTCCCGAAAGGGCCGCGCGTAA
- a CDS encoding aryl-sulfate sulfotransferase — MHMLKLAPCALALGLAFGTAFASGGASGPVVQMEAQGSIGEVVVNPYNIAPLTAVIRNGGYVIEDATVRVVPKKGGQEIAYKVNNAELKTHAGIPVFGLYADYENTVEVSYNRLFNGKKEAVKETYKIRTAPVYMEMNGSVNTKGVMFDTEVKHVDAKYADRLYLVNNLVPKPPKAARAVWNNPAGGALEWAYGPANGIIDTKGEVRWYLLPNLEMYDPESIYKSGIMMGFQQGTDGLLTWGYGQRYVKYDLLGREVYNRRLPSNYSDFSHALDRAQNGHYFLRVASADLRRADGKRVHTVRDVIAEVDENGRVVDEFRLFDILDPYRDVVIKTLDQGAVCLNIDASQAGKTLSAEDLAKQEASDTFGDIAGVGPGRNWAHVNAVDYDPNDDSIVISSRHQSSVVKIGRDKEVKWILATPTGWSDKYKDKILTPVDKDGKPLKCENNACEGGFDWTWTQHTAWIVDSKTNKDVLFLTVFDNGDGRALEQPPLPDMKYSRAVVYKIDQKKMTVEQIWEYGKERGNDWYSPVTSLTKYMDDKDSVMVYSATAGMGAAPSKDATGKAKAASAHPYILEFDWGKTTPAVEIKINDAMGYQAMPISVDKAFNYQVK, encoded by the coding sequence ATGCACATGCTTAAACTCGCACCCTGCGCGCTCGCGCTCGGTCTCGCTTTCGGCACCGCCTTCGCTTCGGGCGGCGCTTCGGGTCCCGTCGTTCAGATGGAAGCTCAGGGAAGCATCGGCGAAGTTGTCGTCAACCCCTACAACATCGCTCCGCTCACGGCCGTCATCCGCAACGGCGGCTACGTGATCGAAGACGCCACGGTGCGTGTGGTGCCGAAAAAGGGCGGCCAGGAAATCGCCTACAAGGTGAACAACGCGGAACTCAAGACCCACGCCGGCATCCCCGTCTTCGGTCTCTACGCCGACTACGAAAACACGGTCGAGGTGAGCTACAACCGCCTCTTTAACGGCAAGAAAGAAGCCGTCAAGGAAACCTACAAGATCCGCACGGCCCCCGTATACATGGAGATGAACGGGAGCGTCAACACGAAGGGCGTGATGTTCGACACGGAAGTCAAGCACGTCGACGCCAAGTACGCCGACCGCCTCTACCTCGTCAACAACCTCGTTCCGAAGCCCCCGAAGGCCGCGCGCGCCGTTTGGAACAACCCCGCGGGCGGCGCGCTCGAATGGGCGTACGGGCCCGCCAACGGCATCATCGACACGAAGGGCGAAGTGCGTTGGTACCTGCTCCCGAACCTCGAAATGTACGATCCGGAGTCGATCTACAAGTCGGGCATCATGATGGGCTTCCAGCAGGGCACGGACGGCCTTCTCACCTGGGGCTACGGCCAGCGCTACGTCAAGTACGACCTCCTCGGGCGCGAAGTCTACAACCGTCGTCTGCCCTCCAACTATTCCGACTTCTCGCACGCGCTCGACCGCGCGCAGAACGGTCACTACTTCCTGCGCGTTGCGTCCGCCGACCTGCGTCGCGCCGACGGGAAGCGCGTCCATACGGTGCGCGACGTGATTGCCGAAGTCGATGAAAACGGCCGCGTCGTCGACGAATTCCGACTCTTCGACATTCTCGATCCGTACCGCGACGTCGTCATCAAGACGCTCGACCAGGGGGCCGTCTGCCTCAACATCGATGCGTCGCAGGCCGGCAAAACCCTCTCGGCCGAAGACCTCGCCAAGCAGGAAGCCTCCGACACGTTCGGCGACATCGCGGGCGTGGGGCCGGGCCGCAACTGGGCGCACGTCAACGCCGTCGACTACGACCCGAACGACGATTCGATCGTGATCTCCTCGCGCCACCAGTCGTCCGTCGTCAAGATCGGTCGCGACAAGGAAGTGAAGTGGATTCTCGCTACGCCCACGGGCTGGTCCGACAAGTACAAGGACAAGATCCTGACGCCGGTCGACAAGGACGGCAAGCCCCTCAAGTGCGAAAACAACGCCTGCGAAGGCGGCTTCGACTGGACGTGGACGCAGCACACGGCCTGGATCGTCGACTCGAAGACGAACAAGGACGTGCTCTTCCTCACGGTCTTCGACAACGGCGACGGCCGTGCGCTGGAGCAGCCGCCTCTGCCCGACATGAAGTACTCGCGCGCCGTGGTCTACAAGATCGACCAGAAGAAGATGACGGTCGAACAGATCTGGGAATACGGCAAGGAACGCGGCAACGACTGGTACAGCCCCGTCACGTCGCTCACGAAGTACATGGACGACAAGGACTCCGTCATGGTCTACTCGGCCACGGCCGGCATGGGTGCCGCTCCCTCGAAGGACGCGACGGGCAAAGCCAAGGCGGCAAGCGCCCATCCGTACATTCTCGAATTCGACTGGGGGAAGACGACGCCCGCGGTTGAAATCAAGATCAACGACGCCATGGGCTATCAGGCGATGCCGATCTCGGTCGACAAGGCCTTCAATTACCAAGTGAAGTAA